The window TTGGTAATAGGTGGATATGGCAGCGCCACGGCCACGAACTTTGGCTATACGGCATCAGCCGGTGATATTAATGGCGATGGCATAGCCGACCTCATTGTTGACGCACCAAGCTATCCCATATCCGGGAACAGGAACGGGAGGATATATGTATATTACGGCGATACCTTGGGACCTGATGCCTGGCCGGATATTATATTGAACGGCCATCCGAGCCCCACATATTTAGAGAATTTCGGCAGCGGTAAGAGTGATATGAGAGATATTAATCATGATGATTATGATGACATAATTGCGTCTGGGCCTGTCAATTCGATAAATGGCGGAGCCGCCGGGGAAGTGTATATATATTTAAGCGACAATGCGCCATTGGATACCATAGCCGATAGCTGGATATATGGTGAAATGCAGGAACAATACCTTGGAGCATTTAATCTGAGCCTGGTTAATGCTGAAACCACAGGGTTTGAGCCAATGTCGTGGTTTGGGACCCCAAATTGGCCATCAACTGGTGGTGGCTTTGGCGCTGGTAAAAGTTATATGTTGTTAGGGGATACTACTGGGGAAACATTGCCCCAATGGACTATAACCGGCGAAGACACGGGTTTAGGTTGTTGGTCGTCATCTGCCGGTTACTCTGACACCGACAAAATGGAGGATTTAATAGCAGGTTCAAGGGCATATAATGGGCGAGGCAAGGCGTACCTTTGGCTTAGACGCCCAACAATGAACAATGCATATGATGCCTCCATTTTGGGAAGATA of the bacterium genome contains:
- a CDS encoding T9SS type A sorting domain-containing protein; translated protein: YDSIGGSFSFCIADFNGDSINDLAVGDAGGIGVNDSNGQVNIHYGTGGLLNNSPDLVIGGYGSATATNFGYTASAGDINGDGIADLIVDAPSYPISGNRNGRIYVYYGDTLGPDAWPDIILNGHPSPTYLENFGSGKSDMRDINHDDYDDIIASGPVNSINGGAAGEVYIYLSDNAPLDTIADSWIYGEMQEQYLGAFNLSLVNAETTGFEPMSWFGTPNWPSTGGGFGAGKSYMLLGDTTGETLPQWTITGEDTGLGCWSSSAGYSDTDKMEDLIAGSRAYNGRGKAYLWLRRPTMNNAYDASILGRYPADSNRGDVLGARVAPAGDVDNCGRDEFLVSNYYADSSNMIWLCKYTGPDAVAGEPVNNEQLAINNVLQNSPNPFSHQTTIKYQVSQSGKISLKVYNISGQLVKTLVDEETSPFNPSPRGEGRVGSVVWNGCDDRGQRVSNGVYVYRLQSGGNVITKKMTYIK